One region of Thiorhodovibrio frisius genomic DNA includes:
- a CDS encoding IceA2 protein produces the protein MAMVVKVNNGRVEEYENGSRKRSYGLNVKAASTDGTLVAAVTKNGRVEEYVNGSRKRTYGSNAVNVQVSAGTVAVSLANGRTEEYVNGSRRRTY, from the coding sequence ATGGCAATGGTGGTAAAGGTTAATAATGGGAGAGTCGAGGAGTATGAAAATGGTTCTCGGAAAAGGTCTTATGGTTTAAATGTCAAAGCGGCGAGCACTGACGGAACTTTGGTAGCAGCCGTAACAAAGAATGGCCGTGTCGAGGAATACGTCAACGGTTCACGAAAGAGGACCTACGGTTCAAACGCTGTAAATGTACAAGTGTCTGCTGGTACGGTAGCGGTATCTCTTGCAAACGGTCGAACTGAAGAATACGTAAATGGTTCAAGAAGACGCACATACTAA
- a CDS encoding ion transporter: MLLKRSVKDYDLIFQRTATNVVTHDAYNISFLIIIYLYICLLGIPFHFPDFALLSETLHYSNILITALFAGDFFLRLVSSKERANFFKHWPNWLDATIIILSVIPATSSNYLIVLRALRFTLLVALIQKVRNHFFIVARSPLFNLVTNVIIVIFALAAGLEASLKLTPQMDYYFRAINYFIIVYFIAEISIRILSEKTFQKFLSDGWNFFDFIIVVLTVLPFEQAIGIATARIIRLFRVVRLFSGISSLRNILTALGDSIKPILSIILLLIIIFYVYAVIGVHLYGSFPGTEKLWHDVPTAFLTLFRVLTFEDWTDVMYATQQIHPLHWMFFVSFIVLTVFVFLNLFTSVILENMAKSKENFLKQEVRDELRDLDGGGNLFNLKEPILLINFDEKLRRIIEIFDLREKAKFKRDALVLTRKKTSDIDSDFENILRSTRKLSLQFKTADISEPFLRHRYFVYNANKILIFVDLEFSQDGGDSKMGDTYNLQIFSALFSDKTFVLKLIEAYLLEKRKICLLEVSNENSISIFREVMALSLSKMIESFDEVSDPVFQSPFTQRLFIKVRDDFRAKKLSQARKKALSREPFFSIVHTSQYVGPIISEAIKNPQIFWIYRELFFSQDHQITYFPLRTFSNDDALVGLDFFDVIDSICWGSVIGVSSKDHYDGHLRPEIFPKPGISIEQADVPLIDLIVISDRAKLESAISQPQFRKVRHEELVDFYMQSHRSFDKVLQIGRELIDCGSFLDCDITVADNLDALLVEEITQYDRIILSLPDKDSYLVTMKLLSLIHTNLDLSSAEKRRINDNILVVFKERQYATALERSPFRFRNTIIINNIMSQLMVHIADEPEVRKLYNDFLVNRCLRFAFFHPKNGEVITEEIFFRTKRYLAENYNALPVALVAPDDSIRFGYECRKESGTFKALVGIVRQ, encoded by the coding sequence ATGCTACTGAAGAGGAGTGTCAAGGATTACGATTTAATTTTTCAGCGAACTGCGACCAACGTAGTAACACATGACGCTTACAATATTTCGTTTTTGATAATTATTTACTTATATATTTGCCTTCTTGGTATCCCTTTTCATTTCCCCGATTTTGCGCTACTTTCCGAAACACTACATTACAGTAATATTCTTATAACTGCTCTCTTCGCAGGAGACTTTTTCCTGCGTTTAGTTTCTTCCAAAGAGCGTGCTAATTTCTTTAAGCACTGGCCGAACTGGCTTGATGCAACAATTATCATACTTAGTGTGATACCAGCGACTAGCTCAAACTATCTGATTGTTCTACGTGCTCTTCGTTTCACATTATTGGTTGCTCTTATCCAAAAAGTACGTAATCACTTTTTTATAGTCGCAAGAAGTCCACTCTTTAATCTTGTAACAAACGTCATAATTGTCATTTTTGCTCTGGCAGCTGGACTAGAGGCTAGTTTAAAATTAACGCCGCAAATGGATTATTATTTTCGCGCTATAAACTATTTTATTATCGTCTATTTTATTGCAGAAATATCTATCAGAATACTTAGTGAAAAAACATTTCAAAAATTTCTTTCAGATGGATGGAATTTCTTCGATTTTATAATTGTTGTTTTGACCGTTTTGCCATTTGAGCAAGCAATTGGAATAGCTACAGCCAGAATTATCCGGCTGTTCCGCGTGGTAAGGCTATTTTCAGGCATTTCTTCACTGCGCAATATCTTAACAGCACTAGGTGACTCCATTAAGCCGATTCTGAGCATCATTTTGTTGTTGATTATCATATTTTATGTTTACGCCGTCATTGGAGTTCATCTTTACGGAAGCTTTCCCGGAACCGAAAAATTGTGGCACGACGTACCGACGGCATTTTTGACTCTCTTTCGCGTCTTGACATTCGAGGACTGGACAGATGTCATGTACGCTACTCAGCAAATTCATCCACTGCACTGGATGTTTTTTGTCTCATTTATTGTGCTGACAGTATTTGTTTTTTTGAACCTCTTTACGTCCGTCATACTTGAAAATATGGCAAAGTCGAAGGAAAACTTTCTGAAGCAGGAGGTTCGCGATGAATTACGGGATCTAGACGGAGGCGGAAATCTATTCAACTTAAAGGAGCCGATTCTTCTTATCAATTTTGACGAAAAATTGCGCAGGATTATCGAAATTTTCGATTTACGTGAGAAGGCGAAGTTCAAAAGGGACGCATTGGTTCTTACTCGGAAAAAGACATCGGATATAGATTCTGATTTCGAAAATATATTGCGCAGCACAAGGAAATTGTCTTTGCAATTTAAGACAGCCGATATTTCCGAGCCGTTCCTTCGGCATCGTTATTTTGTATATAACGCTAATAAAATATTGATCTTTGTTGATTTGGAATTTTCTCAAGACGGTGGCGATTCCAAAATGGGAGACACCTATAATCTTCAAATATTTTCTGCTCTTTTCTCTGATAAAACATTTGTTTTGAAGCTGATCGAAGCATATCTCCTCGAGAAAAGAAAGATATGCCTTTTGGAGGTGTCAAACGAGAATAGCATTTCAATTTTTAGAGAAGTCATGGCGCTGTCCTTGAGCAAAATGATTGAGTCATTTGATGAGGTTTCAGATCCCGTATTCCAAAGTCCTTTTACACAACGTCTCTTTATCAAAGTCCGAGATGATTTCCGGGCAAAAAAACTCTCGCAAGCGCGAAAAAAGGCGCTTTCGCGTGAACCTTTTTTTTCTATCGTACATACTTCACAGTATGTGGGCCCAATCATTTCGGAGGCAATAAAGAACCCACAGATATTTTGGATTTACCGTGAACTGTTTTTTTCTCAGGATCATCAAATAACATATTTTCCTTTGCGGACCTTTTCAAACGACGACGCGCTGGTTGGTTTGGACTTTTTTGATGTTATCGATTCAATATGTTGGGGGTCAGTAATAGGTGTGTCCAGTAAAGATCATTACGATGGACATCTAAGGCCTGAGATTTTTCCAAAGCCCGGAATATCGATTGAGCAAGCAGACGTGCCGTTGATAGATCTCATCGTAATATCGGACCGCGCTAAATTGGAAAGTGCAATATCCCAACCTCAATTTAGAAAGGTTCGACACGAGGAATTAGTGGATTTTTATATGCAATCTCATCGGAGTTTTGACAAGGTTCTGCAAATCGGGCGGGAGCTGATTGATTGTGGGTCATTCTTAGATTGTGATATTACTGTAGCCGATAATCTCGATGCCCTGTTAGTCGAGGAGATCACGCAGTATGATCGTATTATTTTATCTTTGCCCGACAAAGATAGCTATCTGGTTACGATGAAGTTGTTGAGTTTAATTCACACGAATCTTGACTTGTCGAGCGCTGAAAAGAGAAGGATAAACGACAATATTCTCGTTGTATTTAAAGAGCGACAGTATGCAACGGCTTTAGAGCGAAGTCCTTTTAGGTTTCGAAATACAATTATTATTAATAACATCATGTCCCAGCTTATGGTGCATATCGCTGATGAGCCGGAGGTGAGGAAGCTCTATAACGATTTCCTTGTTAATCGTTGCCTTCGTTTTGCGTTCTTCCACCCAAAGAACGGGGAAGTGATTACCGAGGAAATATTCTTTCGGACTAAACGATATCTAGCGGAAAATTATAATGCACTTCCTGTAGCGCTTGTCGCACCGGATGACTCGATTCGTTTCGGGTATGAATGTCGAAAAGAAAGTGGTACTTTCAAGGCGCTCGTTGGTATAGTTCGGCAATAG
- a CDS encoding AAA family ATPase yields MRGLCFDSTFSGKPTQIDTEARMRFPYGISNFHKIATQGYFYIDRSDRIALIEEAGDQLLLLRPRRFGKSLWLSTLENYYDLACAESFDQLFGSLAIGRAPTARRNSYFVMKWNFSTVDPMGDAEEIRGALYRHINAEIASTISKYGDWLPGTVEIQDDALTSFRSLLAAVSQTPHRLYLLIDEYDNFANEVLVSRDRGEERYNALVGGEGAIKTVFKAIKAAAEGRGLDRVFITGVSPVVMADITSGYNVVEDISLEPELADLCGFHESEIAAVLGQLIAECKLPTEQTAEALAMMRSFYNGYNFALCPEGGQIYNPTLALYFFKHFAKRCSYPEEMLDNNLAMDRNRIEYIAGLPNGEAVVTAALDRGEPLTVEQLERRFGVDRMLHAPQTEGFLASLLYFFGVLTYGGRGLLRHLELVIPNLVVRKLYVERIQESLLPGYTLDRERRAACVRFYSEGDLEPVCRFIEQRFLPVFDNRDLRWSNELVVKTAFLVTLFDDLGYIMDSETAVGRGYCDLSMIVRPDARRYGFLDQVIEFKHLKLADLPGLDSETLAELPREQLRARPEIAPLLAEAEAQLTVYRRRLEDIYGERLNLRTHAVVCIGLLRCVW; encoded by the coding sequence TTGCGCGGGCTTTGCTTCGACAGTACCTTTTCCGGCAAGCCAACCCAGATCGACACCGAGGCGCGTATGCGTTTTCCCTACGGCATTAGCAATTTCCATAAGATCGCCACGCAAGGCTATTTCTATATTGATCGCAGCGACCGAATCGCCCTGATCGAGGAGGCGGGTGATCAACTGCTGCTGCTGCGCCCGCGCCGTTTCGGCAAGTCGCTGTGGCTGTCGACGCTGGAGAACTACTACGACTTGGCCTGCGCCGAGTCCTTTGATCAGCTCTTCGGGTCGCTGGCCATCGGTCGGGCGCCGACGGCTAGGCGCAACAGCTACTTCGTCATGAAGTGGAATTTCTCCACCGTCGATCCGATGGGCGACGCCGAGGAAATTCGCGGTGCTTTGTATCGGCATATCAACGCCGAGATTGCCTCGACCATCTCAAAATATGGCGATTGGCTCCCCGGCACCGTTGAGATTCAGGACGATGCGCTGACTTCCTTCCGCTCCCTGCTCGCAGCCGTCAGCCAGACCCCGCATCGGCTCTATTTGCTGATCGACGAATACGACAACTTTGCCAATGAGGTGTTGGTCAGTCGTGATCGCGGCGAGGAACGCTACAACGCCCTGGTCGGCGGCGAGGGTGCAATCAAGACGGTCTTTAAAGCGATCAAGGCCGCCGCTGAGGGGCGCGGACTCGACCGGGTGTTTATCACTGGGGTCTCGCCGGTGGTGATGGCCGACATCACCAGCGGTTACAACGTGGTCGAGGACATCTCGCTGGAACCCGAGCTGGCCGATCTGTGCGGCTTTCACGAGTCGGAGATCGCCGCTGTGCTTGGGCAGCTCATTGCTGAGTGTAAGCTACCGACCGAACAGACCGCCGAGGCGCTGGCGATGATGCGCAGCTTCTACAACGGCTACAACTTCGCCCTCTGCCCGGAGGGCGGGCAGATCTACAACCCGACGCTCGCGCTGTATTTTTTCAAGCATTTCGCGAAACGGTGCTCGTACCCTGAGGAAATGCTCGACAACAATCTGGCCATGGATCGCAATCGCATCGAGTACATTGCCGGCTTACCCAATGGTGAAGCGGTGGTCACGGCGGCGCTCGATCGCGGCGAGCCGTTGACCGTCGAGCAACTGGAGCGGCGCTTCGGCGTTGATCGGATGCTTCATGCCCCGCAGACCGAGGGTTTTCTCGCCTCACTGCTGTACTTTTTTGGCGTACTCACCTATGGCGGGCGCGGGCTATTGCGACACCTGGAGCTGGTCATCCCCAACCTGGTGGTGCGCAAGCTCTATGTCGAGCGAATTCAGGAGTCCTTGCTACCGGGCTATACACTTGACCGCGAGCGCCGCGCCGCCTGCGTGCGTTTTTATTCAGAGGGCGATTTGGAGCCGGTCTGCCGTTTCATCGAGCAGCGCTTCCTGCCGGTGTTCGATAATCGCGATCTGCGCTGGTCCAACGAGCTGGTGGTCAAGACCGCTTTCCTGGTCACCTTGTTCGACGATCTGGGCTACATCATGGACTCGGAGACCGCCGTCGGGCGCGGCTACTGCGATCTGTCGATGATTGTGCGCCCGGATGCACGTCGCTACGGTTTTCTGGATCAGGTGATTGAATTCAAGCATCTGAAGCTCGCTGATCTGCCCGGCCTCGACAGCGAGACCCTGGCCGAGCTGCCGCGCGAGCAACTGCGCGCGCGCCCAGAGATCGCCCCGCTCCTAGCGGAGGCCGAGGCGCAACTAACGGTCTATCGCCGCCGATTGGAAGACATCTACGGCGAGCGCCTGAATCTGCGCACTCACGCGGTGGTCTGCATCGGACTGCTGCGATGTGTTTGGTAA
- a CDS encoding YheT family hydrolase, translating to MSDHRPSHATGRITTASFRPAWWLPGAHLQTLWPSLTRTRPGLVALNRRRIELTDGDFIDLSVSSSSGPKVLIIHGLEGDLNSHYSASLTLSLAEAGFCPLFMHLRGCSGEPNRLARSYHSGSSDDLHQVLRDLARDPEDFPTAAIGISLGANLLLKYLGERGRERGEEGDGKHHRMPDDQQAAFLDTAIAISPPFVLRDAMLRLNHGVSRLYRTHLLRRLKRNFKRKFASRHCPLNVNLDNIRDFNALDEQITAPLCGFAGVFDYYNQTSCRSYLPAITTPTLILHARDDPFLYPASIPFESELGPGVTLELSPHGGHVGFVSGPWPWQAEYWLEKRILEHLECYRTG from the coding sequence TTGTCCGATCACAGGCCGTCGCATGCAACAGGTCGCATCACCACCGCCAGCTTCCGCCCGGCCTGGTGGCTACCGGGTGCGCATCTGCAAACCCTCTGGCCAAGCCTGACCCGCACTCGCCCCGGCTTAGTAGCACTGAACCGCCGGCGCATTGAGCTGACGGATGGGGATTTCATTGACCTGTCCGTCTCTTCCAGTAGCGGCCCCAAGGTGCTTATCATCCATGGACTTGAAGGCGACCTGAATTCCCATTACAGCGCGTCCCTAACGCTATCTCTGGCCGAAGCCGGATTCTGCCCCCTGTTCATGCACCTGCGCGGCTGCTCGGGTGAACCGAACCGACTGGCCCGCAGCTATCATTCGGGCTCCAGCGACGATTTGCACCAGGTGCTCCGCGACTTGGCCCGCGACCCAGAGGATTTTCCAACAGCCGCCATCGGCATCTCCCTCGGAGCCAATCTGCTGCTGAAATATCTGGGGGAACGTGGGAGGGAACGCGGGGAGGAAGGTGACGGCAAGCACCACAGGATGCCGGATGATCAGCAGGCGGCCTTTCTCGACACCGCCATCGCCATCTCCCCGCCCTTCGTCCTGCGCGATGCGATGCTGCGGCTCAACCATGGCGTCTCACGGCTCTACCGGACGCATCTCCTGCGCCGACTCAAGCGCAATTTCAAGCGCAAGTTTGCCAGTCGCCATTGCCCGCTCAACGTCAATCTCGACAACATCCGCGACTTCAATGCCCTCGACGAGCAGATCACCGCCCCGCTGTGCGGCTTTGCCGGTGTCTTCGACTATTACAACCAAACCAGCTGCCGCAGCTACCTGCCCGCCATTACCACCCCGACTCTCATCCTGCACGCGCGCGACGATCCCTTTCTATACCCGGCCAGCATCCCGTTTGAATCCGAGCTTGGTCCCGGCGTGACTCTGGAGCTCAGCCCCCACGGCGGACATGTGGGTTTCGTCTCCGGCCCCTGGCCCTGGCAAGCTGAATACTGGCTTGAGAAGCGCATTCTCGAGCATCTCGAGTGCTATCGTACCGGCTGA
- a CDS encoding GspE/PulE family protein, whose amino-acid sequence MANDDGHEALLIPGEGLLGYQAPPAANARQQLELQDSAMSGEDRKLTLDQVVEDLLADGLITAETAKDLLRRCAGAKKDGLHLLERIAEQHPMSAQVPLRQLDLEALTVWLAGRCGLPYLRIDPLKIDVATIGELTTIAYATWNQILPVALTPEKAVFATCEPYLTDWMAELQQVLKRRIERVVANPRDIERFRREFFGASTSMRGARSKNQAQQVDLQNLEALVELGKVGTLEATNSHIVHLVDWLLQYAFDQRASDIHLEPRREAGNVRFRIDGVMHQVCQIPAVVMTAVTSRIKILGRMDVAEKRRPQDGRIKTRTQGGLEAEMRLSTMPTAFGEKLVIRIFNPEALREDLSVLGFEPEEESAWQRMIGQPHGIILVTGPTGSGKTTTLYSTLISLATPDINVCTVEDPIENLVPALNQMQVNHGIGLDFASGVRTLLRQDPDVIMVGEIRDLETAEMAVQAALTGHLVLSTLHTNDAPSAITRLLDLGVPHYMINATLIGVLAQRLVRTLCPHCKRSAAINPTLWESLVNPWSLAPPASIAVSDGCDECRQTGYRGRTGLYEILTLTPAIRALISGAIDEPALRARVYQEGMRPLRISGARKVAAGLTSFDEIFRVLPAAQDV is encoded by the coding sequence GTGGCAAATGACGATGGCCACGAGGCTCTACTGATACCGGGTGAGGGGTTACTTGGCTACCAGGCTCCTCCTGCGGCCAATGCGCGTCAGCAGCTTGAGCTGCAAGACTCGGCGATGTCCGGCGAGGATCGCAAGCTGACTCTTGATCAGGTGGTCGAGGACTTGCTTGCCGATGGCCTGATTACAGCAGAGACTGCGAAAGACCTGTTGCGTCGCTGCGCGGGCGCAAAAAAGGATGGCCTGCATCTGCTTGAGCGCATCGCCGAGCAACATCCGATGAGCGCCCAGGTGCCGCTCCGGCAGCTCGATCTTGAGGCGCTGACGGTCTGGCTGGCAGGGCGTTGCGGTCTGCCCTATCTGCGCATCGATCCGCTGAAGATCGATGTGGCCACGATCGGCGAGTTGACCACCATCGCCTATGCGACCTGGAACCAGATCCTGCCGGTCGCATTAACTCCCGAGAAGGCCGTTTTTGCCACCTGCGAGCCTTACCTGACCGATTGGATGGCAGAGCTTCAGCAGGTTCTGAAGCGCCGTATTGAGCGTGTCGTTGCCAATCCGCGCGATATTGAACGCTTCCGCCGCGAGTTCTTCGGTGCGTCGACTTCCATGCGCGGCGCACGCTCCAAGAACCAGGCCCAGCAGGTCGATCTGCAAAACCTCGAAGCCTTGGTGGAACTCGGCAAGGTTGGCACCCTGGAGGCGACGAATAGCCATATCGTGCACCTTGTTGATTGGCTGCTGCAATATGCTTTCGATCAGCGTGCCAGCGACATTCATCTGGAGCCACGCCGGGAGGCAGGCAATGTGCGCTTTCGCATTGATGGCGTGATGCACCAGGTCTGCCAGATTCCGGCAGTAGTCATGACCGCCGTGACCAGCCGCATCAAGATTCTCGGGCGCATGGATGTGGCCGAAAAGCGCCGACCGCAGGACGGTCGCATCAAGACCCGCACCCAGGGGGGACTTGAGGCCGAGATGCGCCTGTCGACCATGCCGACTGCCTTCGGCGAGAAATTGGTCATTCGCATCTTCAATCCGGAGGCGCTGCGGGAGGACTTGAGCGTCCTCGGCTTCGAACCCGAGGAAGAATCGGCCTGGCAGCGCATGATCGGGCAGCCGCACGGCATCATCCTGGTGACCGGGCCGACCGGATCGGGCAAGACGACCACGCTCTACTCGACCCTGATCAGCCTGGCCACGCCAGACATCAATGTCTGCACGGTCGAGGACCCGATCGAGAATCTGGTGCCGGCGCTCAACCAGATGCAGGTCAATCATGGCATCGGGCTCGACTTCGCCAGCGGTGTTCGCACCCTCTTGCGGCAGGACCCGGATGTGATCATGGTCGGCGAGATCCGCGATCTGGAAACCGCAGAGATGGCCGTGCAGGCGGCCCTGACCGGGCACCTGGTGCTCTCAACCCTGCACACCAACGACGCGCCCTCGGCCATCACCCGATTGCTTGATCTGGGCGTGCCGCATTATATGATCAACGCCACCCTGATTGGCGTGCTGGCGCAGCGACTGGTACGCACCCTTTGTCCGCACTGCAAGAGAAGCGCCGCGATCAATCCCACCCTATGGGAGTCCTTGGTCAATCCCTGGTCGCTCGCTCCGCCCGCGAGCATCGCCGTGTCCGATGGATGCGATGAATGCCGCCAGACGGGCTATCGCGGACGCACCGGACTCTATGAAATCCTGACGCTGACACCCGCGATTCGCGCGCTGATCAGCGGCGCCATTGACGAACCTGCGCTGCGCGCTCGCGTCTATCAGGAGGGCATGCGTCCGTTGCGCATCAGCGGTGCCCGCAAGGTGGCGGCTGGCTTGACCAGTTTCGACGAGATCTTCCGCGTCCTGCCGGCTGCGCAAGACGTCTGA